The following is a genomic window from Armatimonadota bacterium.
AAAGGGACGTCTCTGGAGCCTTGGTCGGGTAATGATTATCCGCGCACTGTCGAGACACCCTCGGGTATGCTCAACGCCATTGGCCTTCAAAACGACGGTCTCGATGCCTTTGTAAACGAAAAACTGCCGTTTCTAAGGCAGTTTGATGTGCCGGTAATCGTGAACGTGGTCGGCCAGAGTGTGTATGAATACGCCCGTGTATCGGAAGTCCTCGGCAAGACCGAGGGCGTCCACGGCCTGGAGCTGAACGTCTCCTGCCCCAACGTAAAGAAAGGCTGCCTGGCGTTTGGAAACAGCCCTGAAGGCATAGCCGAAGTCGTCAAAGCCGTGCGGGAAGTCACTGACCTTACTCTGATAACCAAGCTCTCGCCCAATGTAACCGATGTCGTATCAATTGCAAAGGCGGCTGTCGAAGCGGGCAGTGATGCTCTCTCTCTGATAAACACCTTGCTAGGAGTTGCAATCGATCCATGGCGAAAGAAGTTCAGGCT
Proteins encoded in this region:
- a CDS encoding dihydroorotate dehydrogenase, translated to MTKPDLSVNIGKIKMKNPVTVASGTFGFGQEMADFYDLGRLGAITVKGTSLEPWSGNDYPRTVETPSGMLNAIGLQNDGLDAFVNEKLPFLRQFDVPVIVNVVGQSVYEYARVSEVLGKTEGVHGLELNVSCPNVKKGCLAFGNSPEGIAEVVKAVREVTDLTLITKLSPNVTDVVSIAKAAVEAGSDALSLINTLLGVAIDPWRKKFRLANITGGLSGPAVKPIALRMVWQVAQAVDVPIIGMGGIMNEMDAVEFMLAGADAVAVGTGNFVNPMAAVEIIDGIEEYLASANISDVKQIVGAVGK